The Paenibacillus mucilaginosus 3016 genome includes the window CCCCTGCGGGGAGCGGCTCGGGGTAGACGAGCAGCTCCGCGCCAAGTTCCAGCTGCCGGGTGGTGTGCAGGAGTCCCAGCACATCGCCGGCCGTGAGCGAAGCGGAGCTCAGGCGGTAGCAGCCGCGCTTCAGGGGGACGACTTTGTGACGGCGGATGATCCGTGTGAACGGCATCAGGCTGAAGAAGCTGCGGTGGTTCTGGTAATGCTCGCCACCGCTGACCTGGAGGTTAAACTGCCTGCGGAACTGCAGAGAGCCGTGAAGCAGGGATTCGAGGCGCAGCCAGGGGACCGGGAGGGCCTTCCGGTTCTCGATGCTCTCCACAAGCTCGATCTCCTCGCCGGGATAGCAGGTGCGGGTGCTCCAGCGGCGTTCGTAGGTGAGCCTGCGGAGATTGAACCGCGAGAAGAGCAGGCCCTGGCCGGCTGCTGCGGCAGCAGCGATGAGCAGTGCGCCGTGAAGGCTCATCTCGCACTCACCTCGCTGACGCGGAGGGCTCTGCCGGTACGGGCAGCTCTTCGAGCAGCCGGCTTACGAGCGACTCCGCCGCTTGCGGCCGCACCCGCAGGCCCGGCTTCAGCACGATGCGGTGGGCGAGCACGGGAAGGGCAAGCGCCTTGATATCGTCGGGCGTGACGAAGTCCCGCCCGCGCAGGACGGCGTGCACCTGGGAAGCGCGCAGCAGCGCCTGGCTGCCGCGGGGCGACACGCCCACCGCCACGTCGCCGTGCTCCCGTGTCGCCTCCACGATGGACAGCAGGTAGGCGAGGACGTCGTCGGCTGCCGTCACCCCGGCGCAGAAGGACTGGGCCTCCGTGATGTCTTCAGCAGAGGCGACGCCGGCCATGTCCTCCAGCGGGTTGTCCTGCCGGAACCGCTTCAGAATCTGCAGCCCTTCGCTGTGCGACGGATACCCCATGCGGATCTTGAGGAGAAACCGGTCGAGCTGGGCTTCGGGCAGCGGGAACGTGCCCTGGCTTTCCACCGGGTTCTGCGTCGCGATGACGAGGAACGGACGGCGCAGCCGGTGAGTCGTTCCGTCAATGGAGATCTGCCGCTCCTCCATGCACTCGAGGAGGCTGGACTGGGTGCGGGGCGTCGCCCGGTTGATCTCGTCGGCCAGCAGGAGGTTGGTGAAGAGGGGACCCGGACGAAATTCGAATTCG containing:
- a CDS encoding AAA family ATPase is translated as MSESLQTVRSLADRVRTQVNRVIVGKEDVIDRLLIALFSSGHVLLEDVPGTGKTLLAKALAHSVGVDFKRIQFTPDLLPSDLSGIHFYNQRTSEFEFRPGPLFTNLLLADEINRATPRTQSSLLECMEERQISIDGTTHRLRRPFLVIATQNPVESQGTFPLPEAQLDRFLLKIRMGYPSHSEGLQILKRFRQDNPLEDMAGVASAEDITEAQSFCAGVTAADDVLAYLLSIVEATREHGDVAVGVSPRGSQALLRASQVHAVLRGRDFVTPDDIKALALPVLAHRIVLKPGLRVRPQAAESLVSRLLEELPVPAEPSASAR